CTACAATTGCGTTCCCCCTCCCCTTGAGGAAAAACCCGTCCGGCCGCTCCGCAATCTCCAGCCCGGCGCGCGCAGCGCTTTCCCTCACCTTCTTCAGCGTCTCTTCCCGGAGGTTCTGTTCCGGCTTTTCAATCTTCGCGAGCTGCTGGAGGAACTGAAGCATAGCCCAACTTCGCATTAAGCTTATAAAAACCTTCTTCCACTATCCAGCATGGAGGTTTCAGAGGCGGATAAAAAGTACTTATTTTCACTGGCGCGCACTGCAATCAAGTCGTATTTCTCCGAGGGGGACCGCCACTATCCTGCCGGCGTGCCTGAAAAATTCCAGAAGCCGATGGGCGTTTTCGTGACTCTCAGGAAGCGCGGCGAATTGCGGGGCTGCATAGGCTACCCTCTTCCGGCCGCGTCTGTCGCGCAGGCCGTTGCGGACAACGCGGTCAATGCGGCGTTTCACGACCCCCGCTTCCCCTCCCTCCAGCAGCCCGAGCTTCCGGAAGTTGAAATAGAGATAACCCTGCTCACGGTCCCAGAGCCCGTGGCGTACAAGGACCCTAAGGAGCTCCTGGAAAAGATAAAAATAGGGCGCGACGGCCTCATCCTGGAATACGGCCCGTACGCGGGGCTCCTGCTCCCGCAAGTGCCCGTAGAAGAGAAGTGGGACGTGCGCACCTACCTCTCTTGCCTGTGCAGGAAGGCCGGGCTGGATCCCGAAGCCTGGCTCACCAGGCCGGTACGCATAAAATCCTTCCAGGGCATAGTTCTTGGTGAGAAGAAATGAACGTTAAGCTCATAAAAAAGAATGGCAATTCCTACCTCCAGCTTCCCGAAGGGTTCATCGAGTGCGCGGAAGCCGA
Above is a window of Candidatus Micrarchaeia archaeon DNA encoding:
- the amrA gene encoding AmmeMemoRadiSam system protein A; protein product: MEVSEADKKYLFSLARTAIKSYFSEGDRHYPAGVPEKFQKPMGVFVTLRKRGELRGCIGYPLPAASVAQAVADNAVNAAFHDPRFPSLQQPELPEVEIEITLLTVPEPVAYKDPKELLEKIKIGRDGLILEYGPYAGLLLPQVPVEEKWDVRTYLSCLCRKAGLDPEAWLTRPVRIKSFQGIVLGEKK